One stretch of Streptomyces sp. NBC_01363 DNA includes these proteins:
- a CDS encoding YhgE/Pip domain-containing protein, giving the protein MRSPRLAALELKRFGRGKLPRAALVALLLLPLLYGALYLWSFWDPYGRLDKIPVALVNNDKGATASGKRIAAGDEITGKLLDSKVFDWHEVSSAEADKGVEDGTYYLSLTMPSDFSQRIASSSGDSPETGALQVRTNDANNYIVGQISRTVFSEVRTAASTNASRGFYDRIFINFSDLHDATAKAAKGADDLKGGIGRAKKGSQDLADGLKDAKDGSGRLAGGIVKLNKGADDLETGSRQVADGTQQLADKVNGVAADVRPFLKDNGKSIGDTARLVSDSSKTVRDNLDLLVKAAPTAATAAHTASDDLAEIYRTSCTDEPVPDSTVCPPLKRAKTAAADVAAVADDVNVLVTNQNGDLKKLRTQLTTLQRQADDLAERAPHLDEDLKSAVKKVNALNTGAHKVAKGADDLHTGLATARTGSADLDTGVSDLKKGATNLDSGLIRLGDGSATLAQGLNDGVGQIPDYDKKDRDARTGVMADPVQLASQSLHAAPNYGTGFAPYFIPLSLWVGAMVAYMLIQPLNRRALAAGASAWRIAFAGWLPVAAIGLLQVAALMSVLHWGLGLQMARAAGTVGFLALVTCCFAAIVQWLNARFGAAGRILVLAVLMLQLTSAGGTYPVQTSPGFFNAIHPYLPMSYIVEGLRRLITGGGLGPVWQGSAVLLAFTAGALALTAVAARRKQVWTLDRLHPELSL; this is encoded by the coding sequence ATGCGTTCGCCGAGACTGGCCGCGCTTGAGCTCAAGCGTTTCGGCAGGGGAAAGCTGCCGCGCGCCGCACTGGTCGCGCTGCTGCTCCTGCCGCTGCTGTACGGCGCCCTGTACCTGTGGTCCTTCTGGGACCCGTACGGCCGCCTCGACAAGATCCCCGTCGCGCTGGTCAACAACGACAAGGGCGCCACCGCGTCGGGCAAGCGCATCGCGGCCGGCGACGAGATCACCGGCAAGCTCCTCGACTCCAAGGTCTTCGACTGGCACGAGGTGAGTTCCGCCGAGGCCGACAAGGGTGTCGAGGACGGGACGTATTACCTCTCGCTCACCATGCCGTCGGACTTCAGCCAGCGGATCGCGTCCAGTTCGGGCGACTCCCCCGAGACAGGCGCTCTCCAGGTGCGGACCAACGACGCCAACAACTACATCGTCGGGCAGATCTCCCGGACGGTGTTCTCCGAGGTGCGCACCGCCGCGTCGACCAACGCCTCGCGCGGCTTCTACGACCGGATCTTCATCAACTTCTCCGACCTCCACGACGCGACGGCGAAGGCCGCCAAGGGAGCCGACGATCTCAAGGGCGGCATCGGCAGGGCCAAGAAGGGATCGCAGGATCTCGCGGACGGCCTGAAGGACGCCAAGGACGGCAGCGGCAGGCTGGCCGGCGGGATCGTCAAACTGAACAAGGGCGCGGACGACCTCGAAACCGGTTCCCGGCAGGTGGCCGACGGCACTCAGCAGCTCGCCGACAAGGTGAACGGAGTGGCGGCCGACGTCCGCCCGTTCCTCAAGGACAACGGCAAGTCGATCGGCGACACCGCCCGGCTGGTCTCCGACTCCTCGAAGACCGTGCGGGACAACCTCGATCTGCTGGTGAAGGCGGCGCCCACCGCGGCCACCGCCGCCCACACGGCCTCCGACGACCTGGCCGAGATCTACCGCACCAGTTGCACGGACGAGCCGGTGCCCGACTCCACCGTCTGCCCGCCGCTGAAGCGCGCCAAGACCGCGGCGGCCGACGTCGCCGCTGTCGCCGACGATGTGAACGTGCTGGTCACGAACCAGAACGGTGATCTGAAGAAGCTGCGCACCCAGCTGACCACGCTTCAGCGGCAGGCCGATGACCTGGCGGAGCGTGCGCCGCATCTGGACGAGGACCTGAAGTCCGCCGTCAAGAAGGTCAACGCGCTCAACACCGGAGCCCACAAGGTCGCGAAGGGAGCCGACGATCTGCACACCGGCCTGGCCACCGCCAGGACCGGCTCCGCCGACCTGGACACCGGCGTGAGCGATCTCAAGAAGGGCGCGACCAACCTGGACAGCGGGCTGATCCGGCTCGGCGACGGCTCGGCCACCCTCGCCCAGGGGCTCAACGACGGCGTCGGCCAGATCCCCGACTACGACAAGAAGGACCGCGATGCCCGTACGGGAGTCATGGCCGACCCGGTGCAGCTGGCCTCCCAGTCGCTGCACGCGGCCCCCAACTACGGCACCGGTTTCGCGCCCTACTTCATCCCGCTCTCCCTCTGGGTCGGCGCGATGGTGGCCTACATGCTGATCCAGCCGCTCAACCGGCGCGCGCTCGCCGCCGGGGCCTCCGCCTGGCGGATCGCCTTCGCGGGCTGGCTGCCGGTGGCCGCGATCGGTCTGCTCCAGGTGGCCGCCCTGATGTCCGTACTGCACTGGGGGCTCGGTCTGCAGATGGCCCGCGCCGCCGGAACGGTCGGCTTCCTGGCGCTGGTGACCTGCTGCTTCGCGGCGATCGTGCAGTGGCTGAACGCCCGGTTCGGAGCCGCGGGACGGATCCTCGTACTGGCCGTGCTGATGCTCCAGCTGACCTCGGCCGGGGGAACGTATCCCGTCCAGACCAGCCCCGGATTCTTCAACGCGATCCACCCCTACCTGCC
- a CDS encoding ATP-binding cassette domain-containing protein produces MDSPHGASVTAENFGLKGPRGWAFRGLGVDAGPGSLVAIEGPSGSGRTCLLLALTGRMRPSEGHAKIGGLRLPRKMAAVRRIAALGPVPGVSELDPAFTVAEHLRERALLQRRFDGSLRALLRPRAERVATARERIDAALDAAGLDPDTLPKAGRTSVRDLERLEALRLSIALALIGGPRLLAVDDTDLKLSDAERAEAWELLRSIADNGTTVLAVCSQAPEDAITLRTDSADSTNDADGTDGATAETAETATGETTTEEGTADAFAETGRA; encoded by the coding sequence GTGGACAGCCCGCACGGGGCATCCGTCACCGCCGAGAATTTCGGCCTCAAGGGGCCGCGCGGCTGGGCCTTCCGAGGCCTGGGTGTCGATGCCGGACCCGGTTCGCTGGTGGCGATCGAGGGCCCGTCCGGCTCGGGCCGCACCTGCCTGCTGCTCGCTCTCACCGGCCGGATGCGCCCCAGCGAGGGCCACGCGAAGATCGGCGGGCTGCGTCTGCCGCGCAAGATGGCCGCCGTACGCCGCATCGCCGCACTGGGCCCGGTCCCCGGGGTCAGCGAGCTCGACCCGGCCTTCACCGTCGCCGAGCACCTGCGCGAGCGGGCCCTGCTGCAGCGCCGCTTCGACGGTTCGCTGCGCGCCCTGCTGCGCCCGCGCGCCGAGCGGGTCGCCACCGCCCGGGAACGGATCGACGCGGCGCTGGACGCCGCCGGACTCGACCCGGACACCCTGCCCAAGGCCGGGCGGACCTCCGTACGGGATCTGGAGCGGCTGGAGGCGCTGCGGCTCTCCATCGCCCTCGCGCTGATCGGCGGCCCCCGGCTGCTCGCGGTGGACGACACCGATCTCAAGCTCTCCGACGCCGAACGTGCCGAGGCCTGGGAGCTGTTGCGGTCCATCGCGGACAACGGAACGACCGTGCTCGCCGTCTGCAGTCAGGCGCCCGAGGACGCGATCACCCTGCGTACGGACAGCGCGGACAGCACGAACGACGCGGACGGCACGGACGGCGCGACCGCGGAGACCGCCGAGACCGCGACCGGGGAAACCACGACCGAGGAAGGAACGGCCGATGCGTTCGCCGAGACTGGCCGCGCTTGA
- a CDS encoding SAV_6107 family HEPN domain-containing protein, with translation MAHSSAAAAPRRRADGPAPSLTGPASDVHPVPRRTTAPPAALDLLAQARTGLDEAAVLDVPNERYATAHLAALRTAAAVLAARGRPETSKRRRERIRSAWEVLPEIAPELTEWSALFASGARRRARAEAGIPGAASRRDADDLLRDAAMFLRLVERLLVLQPVLPQARRERPDAG, from the coding sequence ATGGCCCACTCGTCCGCAGCAGCCGCACCCCGGCGCCGCGCAGACGGCCCTGCCCCCTCACTGACCGGCCCGGCAAGCGATGTCCACCCCGTTCCGCGCCGCACCACGGCGCCGCCCGCCGCCCTCGATCTGCTCGCCCAGGCCCGCACCGGCCTCGACGAGGCCGCCGTTCTCGATGTGCCGAACGAGCGGTATGCCACCGCCCACCTCGCAGCGCTGCGCACCGCGGCCGCGGTGCTCGCCGCACGGGGCCGCCCGGAGACGTCCAAGCGGCGCCGGGAGCGCATCCGCAGCGCCTGGGAGGTCCTGCCCGAAATAGCCCCCGAGCTGACCGAATGGAGCGCGCTGTTCGCCTCCGGCGCCCGCCGCAGGGCCCGTGCGGAAGCCGGGATACCAGGTGCGGCCAGCCGGCGGGACGCCGACGACCTGCTGCGTGACGCGGCGATGTTCCTGCGCCTGGTCGAGCGGTTGCTGGTCCTCCAGCCGGTGCTCCCGCAGGCCAGGAGGGAGCGGCCCGACGCGGGATGA
- a CDS encoding bifunctional 2-polyprenyl-6-hydroxyphenol methylase/3-demethylubiquinol 3-O-methyltransferase UbiG: MSDQLRPRASLRTAVVWEVLKDALDRRVKATGRDALDVLDTGGGTGNFAVPVARLGHRVTVVDPSPNALFALERRAAEAGVADRVRGVQGDIHGLFEVVERGGYDAVLCHGVLEYVDDPAEGVRNAVEALRPSGALSLLAAGLGGAVLARALAGHFTEARQALSDPAGRWGEGDPVPRRYTAEQLTELVSGADVEVGAVHGVRVFADLVPGVLVDTEPGAMEALLKLESAAAELPAFHSVATQLHVLGTKRA, encoded by the coding sequence GTGTCGGACCAGCTGCGCCCCCGCGCCTCCCTCCGTACCGCCGTGGTCTGGGAGGTCCTCAAGGACGCCCTCGACCGCCGGGTGAAGGCGACCGGCAGGGACGCCCTGGATGTCCTGGACACCGGCGGCGGCACCGGCAACTTCGCGGTGCCGGTCGCTCGTCTCGGCCACCGTGTCACCGTCGTCGACCCCAGCCCCAACGCGCTCTTCGCGCTGGAGCGCCGCGCGGCCGAGGCCGGGGTCGCCGACCGGGTCCGCGGTGTCCAGGGCGACATCCACGGCCTGTTCGAGGTGGTCGAGCGCGGGGGGTACGACGCGGTGCTGTGCCACGGCGTCCTGGAGTACGTCGACGACCCCGCCGAGGGCGTGCGCAACGCGGTGGAGGCGCTCCGGCCGTCCGGTGCGCTCAGCCTGCTCGCCGCCGGGCTCGGCGGTGCCGTCCTGGCGCGGGCGCTCGCCGGTCACTTCACCGAGGCCCGGCAGGCGCTCAGCGACCCGGCGGGCCGCTGGGGCGAAGGCGACCCGGTGCCCCGGCGCTACACCGCGGAGCAGCTCACCGAGCTGGTCTCCGGGGCCGACGTCGAGGTCGGGGCGGTCCACGGTGTACGGGTCTTCGCCGACCTCGTGCCGGGCGTCCTGGTGGACACGGAGCCCGGTGCCATGGAGGCCCTGCTCAAGCTGGAGTCCGCCGCGGCCGAACTGCCCGCCTTCCACTCGGTCGCGACGCAGCTGCACGTTCTGGGCACGAAGCGCGCCTGA
- a CDS encoding DUF3040 domain-containing protein — MPLSEHEQRMLEQMERALYAEDPKFATALEGSGLRTYTRRRVYQAVAGFLVGIALLMAGMVAQQIWISVVGFLVMLGCAVLAVTGWRKAPKPGEHPAAGGGGERSRPRQRRTVMNRIEQRWQRRRDEQGQ, encoded by the coding sequence GTGCCGCTCTCGGAGCACGAGCAGCGAATGCTCGAGCAAATGGAGCGAGCGCTGTACGCCGAAGATCCCAAGTTCGCGACAGCGCTCGAGGGAAGCGGGCTGCGTACGTACACCCGGCGACGGGTCTACCAGGCGGTCGCAGGCTTCCTGGTGGGTATCGCGCTCCTCATGGCCGGAATGGTCGCCCAGCAGATCTGGATCAGCGTGGTGGGTTTTCTCGTCATGCTGGGCTGCGCGGTCCTTGCGGTCACTGGTTGGCGCAAGGCGCCCAAGCCGGGCGAGCATCCGGCAGCCGGAGGCGGCGGCGAGCGCAGCCGGCCCAGGCAACGCCGGACCGTGATGAACCGCATCGAGCAGCGGTGGCAGCGCCGCCGCGACGAGCAGGGTCAGTAG
- a CDS encoding DUF3488 and transglutaminase-like domain-containing protein, translating into MSSRGRLALCAFAATLMAAASMLPLVEPAGWILQAAFVLAVQSGMGALVRRAPVPRALVVAAQALVTLVLLTVVFAREQALAGLLPGPEAVQRLAHLLTSGAEDVGRYAAPAPVTDGIRLMLIGGVLLVGLAVDALAVTFRSAAPAGLPLLALYSVAAGLSEGGADWLWFLLAAGGYLLLLLAEGRDRLSQWGRVFSGAATRSPGGPAVGAAFSSSRPTAPVRTGRRIGALALGVSLLVPAALPALDGGMLIGTGGSGSGKGGGGTISAVNPLVSLQDNLNQPENRQVMSYRTNAGAPQGFYLRILALDQFNGSEWRPSTRRLKDVPKRLPDPAGLGPDVAVTEIRSNISASRSYQQTYLPLPYPATEVKIDGRWRYEPVGRTLVGDRGETTRGAQYQVTSLVVEPTAEQLAAAGPAPAALRREYTRVPGTLPKVVEETANRVTKGAANDYERAVKLQDYFASDGGFSYNTSVNSGTGSAAITRFLKDKQGFCVHFSFAMAAMARTLGIPARVAVGFTPGTEQSGGSVSVGLRDAHAWPELYFEGAGWTRFEPTPTRGSTPAYTQQDIPASDTNVPAQPEKGSSAAPSIAPSVPDSCPAQMRKQGECGSTAAPGAAAPTDSGTPTSTVAGLVLLAAVILALLLLPLLWRLRARRRRLSLSTGRTPPTGQGTTATDLHHGIEPGHTPVYATTGTLAAWQEITDTAWDHGIEPDDSRTPRKAAARVVRLGRLDPDAAAAVHRVAGAVEQVLYAPEPRASTGLAEDVETVRAGLRASADRLTRIRAVVAPRSAVRVIWAASDRWATITGRWTALWSRDRWAGWLRRPSRQQG; encoded by the coding sequence ATGAGCAGTCGTGGTCGGCTGGCGCTGTGCGCCTTTGCGGCGACGCTGATGGCGGCGGCCTCGATGCTGCCGCTGGTCGAGCCGGCCGGGTGGATCCTGCAGGCCGCTTTCGTGCTGGCGGTCCAGAGCGGGATGGGTGCGCTCGTCCGCCGGGCGCCCGTGCCCCGTGCGCTGGTCGTCGCGGCGCAGGCACTGGTCACGCTGGTCCTGCTGACGGTGGTGTTCGCCAGGGAGCAGGCGCTGGCCGGTCTGCTGCCCGGCCCGGAGGCCGTCCAGCGGCTCGCGCACCTGCTGACGTCGGGCGCCGAGGACGTCGGCAGGTATGCCGCTCCGGCTCCCGTGACGGACGGCATCCGGCTGATGCTGATCGGCGGTGTGCTGCTGGTCGGGCTGGCCGTGGACGCCCTCGCTGTGACGTTCCGCAGCGCGGCCCCGGCCGGGCTGCCGCTCCTCGCGCTCTACTCGGTGGCCGCGGGGCTGTCCGAGGGCGGGGCGGACTGGCTGTGGTTCCTGCTGGCGGCCGGTGGCTATCTGCTGCTTCTGCTGGCCGAGGGCCGGGACCGGCTCTCCCAGTGGGGGCGGGTCTTCAGCGGCGCGGCCACCAGGTCCCCGGGAGGTCCGGCGGTCGGTGCGGCGTTTTCGAGCAGCCGGCCGACGGCCCCGGTCCGTACCGGGCGCCGCATCGGCGCGCTGGCGCTGGGCGTCTCGCTGCTCGTCCCGGCGGCGCTGCCGGCGCTCGACGGCGGAATGCTGATCGGTACGGGTGGCAGCGGGAGCGGCAAGGGTGGCGGCGGCACCATCTCCGCGGTGAATCCGCTGGTCTCGCTGCAGGACAACCTGAACCAGCCGGAGAACCGGCAGGTGATGTCCTACCGCACCAATGCCGGCGCCCCACAGGGCTTCTATCTGCGGATTCTGGCCCTGGACCAGTTCAACGGGAGCGAGTGGCGGCCCTCCACGCGCCGTCTGAAGGACGTGCCGAAGCGGCTCCCGGATCCGGCGGGCCTCGGCCCGGACGTGGCGGTCACGGAGATCAGGTCGAACATCTCCGCGTCCCGCTCCTACCAGCAGACCTATCTGCCGCTCCCCTACCCGGCGACCGAGGTCAAGATCGACGGGCGCTGGCGGTACGAACCGGTGGGACGGACGCTCGTCGGTGACCGCGGGGAGACGACCCGCGGTGCGCAGTACCAGGTCACCAGTCTGGTGGTCGAGCCGACCGCCGAACAGCTCGCCGCGGCGGGCCCGGCGCCGGCCGCTCTGCGGCGCGAATACACCCGCGTCCCCGGCACCCTGCCGAAGGTGGTCGAGGAGACCGCGAACAGGGTGACCAAGGGCGCCGCCAACGACTACGAGCGGGCGGTGAAGCTGCAGGACTACTTCGCCTCGGACGGCGGCTTCAGCTACAACACCTCGGTGAACTCGGGCACCGGAAGCGCTGCGATCACCCGGTTCCTGAAGGACAAGCAGGGCTTCTGCGTCCACTTCTCCTTCGCGATGGCCGCGATGGCACGGACGCTGGGTATTCCGGCCCGGGTCGCGGTGGGCTTCACTCCCGGCACCGAGCAGTCGGGCGGTTCGGTCTCGGTGGGGCTGCGCGACGCGCATGCCTGGCCCGAGCTCTATTTCGAGGGCGCCGGGTGGACCCGTTTCGAGCCGACTCCGACGCGGGGCAGCACGCCGGCGTACACCCAGCAGGACATCCCCGCGAGTGACACGAACGTCCCGGCCCAGCCGGAGAAGGGCTCCTCGGCGGCTCCCTCGATCGCGCCGTCCGTCCCGGACAGCTGCCCGGCGCAGATGCGCAAGCAGGGCGAGTGCGGCAGCACCGCGGCACCGGGGGCGGCGGCGCCGACGGATTCCGGGACACCGACGAGCACCGTCGCCGGTCTGGTCCTGCTCGCCGCGGTGATCCTTGCGCTGCTTCTCCTGCCCCTGCTCTGGCGGCTCCGGGCGCGCAGACGCAGGCTGAGTCTCTCCACCGGGCGCACGCCGCCCACGGGACAGGGCACCACCGCCACCGACCTGCACCACGGCATCGAACCGGGCCACACACCGGTGTACGCGACGACCGGAACGCTCGCGGCCTGGCAGGAGATCACCGACACGGCCTGGGACCACGGCATCGAGCCGGACGACTCCCGGACCCCGCGCAAGGCGGCGGCCCGGGTGGTGCGGCTGGGCCGGCTCGATCCCGATGCGGCCGCCGCGGTGCACCGGGTGGCCGGGGCGGTGGAGCAGGTCCTCTACGCCCCGGAGCCCCGGGCGAGCACCGGGCTGGCCGAGGACGTGGAGACGGTACGAGCCGGTCTGCGGGCGTCTGCCGACCGGCTCACCCGGATCAGAGCGGTCGTGGCTCCGCGCTCGGCCGTTCGGGTGATCTGGGCGGCCTCGGACCGCTGGGCGACGATCACCGGCAGGTGGACGGCGCTGTGGAGCCGGGACCGGTGGGCGGGGTGGCTGCGACGGCCGTCGCGCCAGCAGGGGTGA
- a CDS encoding DUF58 domain-containing protein, translating into MAAGGPAAMDDGDGKGGLRTALSGLTTRGRSFLAAGIAAAICAYVLGQADLLRVGLLLSALPLVCVVVLVRTRYRVAGTRRLAPSRVPAGTEARVHLRMENVSRMPTGLLMLQDRVPYVLGPRPRFVLDRVEAGGRREVSYRVRSDLRGRYPLGPLQLRLSDPFGMCELTRSFSAYDTLVVIPRTEPLPPVRLAGEASGYGEGRQRSLALAGDDDVIPRGYRHGDDLRRVHWRSTARYGELMVRREEQPQRARCTVLLDTRLIAYQGTGPDSAFEWAVSGAASALMHMLERGFAVRLLTDDGNAVPGEGAGGFAGSTQESADSAGLMLDTLAVVDHSDGSGLSRAYDVLRGGNEGLLIAFFGDLDEEQAAVAARMRQRSGGAVAFVLDSAAWVQGDVLPAGAEAESERRLRLLRESGWTAVAVAPGTGLAHYWQQAGHQDVAAQSAAVGGAAGTTGFSGGWS; encoded by the coding sequence ATGGCCGCCGGGGGGCCGGCCGCGATGGACGACGGCGACGGGAAGGGCGGTCTGCGGACCGCTCTGAGCGGGCTGACCACCCGTGGGCGGTCCTTTCTGGCTGCCGGTATCGCCGCGGCGATCTGCGCCTATGTGCTCGGACAGGCGGATCTGCTGCGGGTCGGGCTGCTGCTCTCCGCACTGCCGCTGGTCTGTGTGGTGGTGCTCGTCCGCACCCGCTACCGCGTCGCGGGCACCCGGCGGCTCGCGCCGTCCCGGGTCCCTGCGGGCACGGAGGCGCGGGTCCACCTGCGGATGGAGAACGTGTCGCGGATGCCCACCGGTCTGCTGATGCTCCAGGACCGGGTGCCCTATGTGCTCGGCCCGCGGCCCCGGTTCGTACTGGACCGGGTGGAGGCCGGCGGCCGTCGCGAGGTGTCCTACCGGGTGCGGTCGGATCTGCGCGGGCGCTATCCGCTCGGGCCGTTGCAGCTGCGGCTGAGCGATCCGTTCGGGATGTGCGAGCTGACCCGTTCGTTCAGCGCGTACGACACCCTCGTCGTCATTCCGCGGACCGAGCCGTTGCCGCCGGTGCGGCTGGCCGGCGAGGCCTCGGGGTACGGCGAGGGGCGGCAGCGTTCACTGGCACTGGCCGGTGACGACGACGTGATTCCGCGCGGCTACCGGCACGGCGACGACCTGCGCCGGGTCCACTGGCGCTCGACCGCGCGCTACGGCGAGCTGATGGTGCGCCGCGAGGAGCAGCCGCAGCGGGCCAGGTGCACGGTGCTGCTGGACACCCGGCTGATCGCCTACCAGGGGACGGGGCCCGATTCCGCCTTCGAGTGGGCGGTGTCCGGGGCCGCGTCCGCGCTGATGCACATGCTGGAGCGCGGCTTCGCCGTCCGGCTGCTGACCGACGACGGGAACGCGGTTCCGGGCGAGGGCGCGGGCGGTTTCGCCGGGTCGACGCAGGAGTCCGCCGATTCGGCGGGTCTGATGCTGGACACCCTGGCGGTGGTCGACCACTCCGACGGCAGCGGTCTGTCGCGCGCGTACGACGTGCTGCGCGGCGGAAACGAGGGTCTGCTGATCGCGTTCTTCGGTGATCTGGACGAGGAGCAGGCGGCGGTGGCGGCGCGGATGCGGCAGCGCAGCGGTGGCGCCGTCGCGTTCGTACTGGACAGCGCGGCCTGGGTGCAGGGCGATGTCCTGCCCGCGGGGGCGGAAGCGGAGTCCGAGCGGCGGCTGCGGCTGCTGCGGGAATCGGGCTGGACGGCTGTGGCGGTGGCGCCCGGGACCGGTCTCGCCCACTACTGGCAACAGGCGGGGCACCAGGACGTGGCGGCGCAGTCCGCCGCCGTCGGCGGCGCGGCCGGCACGACAGGTTTCTCCGGGGGATGGTCATGA
- a CDS encoding MoxR family ATPase, translated as MTTYDDRASLTDLTTTAERVRRSVESVIEGKPEVVRLSLTVLLAEGHLLIEDVPGVGKTMLAKALARSIDCSVRRIQFTPDLLPSDITGVSIFDQQRRDFEFKPGAIFAQIVIGDEINRASPKTQSALLESMEERQVTIDGHSYELPDPFMVVATQNPVEMEGTYPLPEAQRDRFMARVSIGYPSADAELRMLDVHGGLSPLDDLQPVAHAHDIVKLIDAVRTVHVADAVRRYAVELVGATRSHPDLRLGASPRATLHLLRAAKASAALSGRDYCLPDDVQALAVAVLAHRLLPTAQAQLNRRTAEQVVLEILQQTPVPTASGGVAQVRPQHQPGRPAYGRQQPGARRV; from the coding sequence GTGACGACCTATGACGATCGAGCGAGCCTCACAGATCTGACCACGACTGCGGAGCGGGTGCGCAGGTCGGTGGAGAGTGTGATCGAGGGCAAGCCTGAGGTCGTACGGCTTTCGCTGACCGTACTGCTGGCCGAGGGGCATCTGCTCATCGAGGACGTCCCCGGGGTCGGCAAGACGATGCTGGCCAAGGCGCTGGCGCGGTCCATCGACTGCTCGGTGCGGCGCATTCAGTTCACGCCGGACCTGCTGCCTTCGGACATCACCGGCGTGTCCATCTTCGACCAGCAGCGGCGCGACTTCGAATTCAAACCGGGCGCGATCTTCGCCCAGATCGTGATCGGCGACGAGATCAACCGCGCCTCGCCGAAGACCCAGTCGGCGCTGCTGGAGTCCATGGAGGAGCGCCAGGTCACCATCGACGGGCACAGCTACGAGCTGCCCGACCCGTTCATGGTGGTGGCCACCCAGAACCCGGTGGAGATGGAGGGCACCTATCCGCTGCCCGAGGCCCAGCGCGACCGGTTCATGGCGCGGGTGTCGATCGGCTATCCGAGTGCCGACGCCGAGCTGCGGATGCTCGACGTGCACGGCGGTCTCTCGCCGCTCGACGACCTCCAGCCGGTGGCGCACGCGCACGACATCGTCAAGCTGATCGACGCGGTGCGGACGGTCCATGTGGCCGACGCCGTGCGGCGGTACGCGGTGGAGCTCGTCGGGGCCACCCGCAGCCATCCCGATCTCCGGCTCGGCGCCTCGCCCCGGGCCACCCTGCATCTGCTGCGCGCGGCGAAGGCCTCCGCGGCGCTGAGCGGCCGGGACTACTGCCTGCCGGACGATGTGCAGGCGCTGGCGGTCGCGGTGCTCGCGCACCGGCTGCTGCCGACGGCACAGGCCCAGCTGAACCGCCGTACCGCCGAGCAGGTCGTGCTGGAGATCCTCCAGCAGACACCAGTTCCGACCGCGAGCGGTGGCGTCGCCCAGGTCCGTCCCCAGCACCAGCCGGGCCGTCCGGCGTACGGCCGGCAGCAGCCCGGCGCACGGCGGGTGTGA
- a CDS encoding carbonic anhydrase has translation MSTSAHSPAGPSAPAADPARTGGTVTDRLVEANVRYAAEFEDPGMDAKPVLRVAVVACMDARLDLHDALGLALGDCHTIRNAGGVVTDDVIRSLTISQRALGTRSVILIHHTNCGLESITEEFRQELEVEVGQRPVWAVEAYKDADQDVRQSMQRVRTSPFLLHTDDVRGFVFDVTTGLLREILPAA, from the coding sequence ATGTCGACTTCCGCGCACTCCCCCGCCGGGCCTTCCGCGCCCGCAGCCGACCCGGCCCGCACCGGAGGCACGGTCACCGATCGTCTCGTCGAGGCGAACGTCCGGTACGCCGCCGAATTCGAAGACCCGGGCATGGACGCCAAGCCGGTGCTGCGCGTCGCCGTGGTCGCCTGCATGGACGCCCGGCTCGACCTGCACGACGCGCTCGGCCTGGCACTCGGTGACTGCCACACCATCCGCAACGCGGGCGGCGTGGTAACCGACGACGTGATCCGTTCGCTGACCATCAGCCAGCGGGCCCTCGGCACGCGCAGCGTCATACTCATTCATCACACCAATTGCGGCCTGGAGTCGATCACCGAGGAGTTCCGCCAGGAGCTGGAGGTGGAGGTCGGCCAGCGTCCGGTCTGGGCGGTCGAGGCGTACAAGGACGCCGACCAGGACGTACGTCAGTCGATGCAGCGCGTGCGCACCTCGCCGTTCCTGCTGCACACCGACGATGTCCGCGGCTTCGTCTTCGACGTGACCACCGGCCTGCTGCGGGAGATCCTCCCCGCCGCCTGA